The Streptomyces nigra genome includes the window GTACGAGTGCCGGGCCTCGCAGTCCTTCAGGCCCGCCGACAGCGCCCTGAGCAGGGCCGCCAGGCCCGGTTCCACCCAGCGGTCGCCGGGGCCGAGTACGAGGTGGGGGCGCAGGACGATGCCGCCCGCATCCAGGACATGCCGTTCGGCGGCGGCTCGGGCGCGGCTGGTCGGGGATGCCGGGGCGAGCGGCAGTTCGGACGGGAGGGCTCGGGTGAAGGGGCCCCGGCCGTACACGGCCGCCGTGCTCACGTACACGATCCGGCCGACCCCGGCACGCACCGCCTCCTCGACCAGGGCCTGCGTGCCGTGGTCGTTGACGGCCGTCGTGAGGCGTTCGTCGGAGCCCACATGGGACGCGCAGTGCAGGACCACGTCCACGCCGTCGCAGACACCGCGCAGGGTCGACGGGTCGGTCAGGTCCGCCAGTACCGTCTCGGTCTCCAGGCCTACGTGCCCTGTCTCGCGGAGGACGAGGCGCACATGGACAGGCGCGCTCGACTCCCGCAGCGCCGTCGCGACATGGCCGCCCACGAAACCGCTGCCTCCGGTGACGAGTACGCGTCGTGACAAGGTGACCCTCCCAGGCGATCACCGTACAACCACGGGCGACGTCGCCCCCGTTCCGTAGAGTCCCCTCATCGGAACCGACGGAGGAGTGATCCCGTGCGTCTGCGCTGTGCCCTGCTCGACGACTTCCAGGACGTGGCCACCGGCGTCGTCGACTGGTCGCCGCTCGCCGACGACGTCGAACTCGTGCCGTTCACCACGCACTTCCCGGACGAGGACACACTCGCGGCGGCGCTGGCCGACTTCGACATCGTGGTCACCCTGCGCGAACGTGTCCCCTTCCCCGCCTCCCTCCTCGCCCGGCTCCCCCGGCTGAAGCTGCTGATCGCGTCCGGCATGCGCAACTCGGTCATCGACTACGCCGCGGCCGAGGCGCACGGCGTCACGGTCTGCGGTACGGCCAGTTCCTCGACCCCGCCGGTCGAGCTGACGTGGGCGCTGCTGCTGGGGCTGGCGCGCGGGATCGTCGAGGAGAGCCGGGCGCTGCGGACCGGCGGTCCGTGGCAGAGCACGGTCGGCGCCGATCTGCACGGGCGCCGCCTCGGCCTGCTGGGGCTCGGCAAGATCGGCAGCCGGGTGGCCCAGGTCGGGCCGGCCTTCGGGATGCGGGTCACCGCGTGGAGCCAGAACCTCACCAAGGAGTACGCCGACGAGGTGGGCGTCCATCTGGCTGCCAGCAAGGAGGAGTTGCTGGCCGACAGCGACTTCGTGTCCGTGCATCTCGCGCTCAGCGACCGCACCCGGGGGCTGCTCGGCGCGCCCGAGCTCGCCCTGCTGAAGCCGACGGCGTATCTGATCAACACCTCGCGTGCGGCGATCGTCGACCAGGACGCCCTGCTCGCCGCGCTGCACGAGGGCCGTATCGCGGGCGCCGGTGTGGACGTCTTCGATGTCGAGCCTCTGCCCGCCGACCACCCGATGCGCACGGCTCCCCGGCTGCTCGCCACACCCCACCTGGGGTATGTCTCGCAGGCCAACTACACGACGTACTACGGGCAGGCCGTGGAGAACATCCAGGCCTACCTGGCCGGTTCGCCGGTGCGGCGGCTGCCCTGAGGGGCGGGGCGCCGGTAGACGCCCTCGCTCCGGTGCAGATGGTGCAGGTCCACCAGATAGCGGCGCAGAGTCACATGGTCGATCCGATCGCTGTCCTCGCACCAGGCGCGCAGCTTCGCGTCGACCGTGCGCTCGGGGTACTCCACCCCCGGCTCGAACGTCTGCTCGGCGATGTACTGGAGGACCAGCTTCTTGCGGGCCCATCGGGCGGGCAGCCGTACGAGCCGGCCGTCCCGTACGAAGGTGCGCAGCACCATGTCCGTCCGGCCAGTTCCGCCTGGGTCCGGGTCCCTCCGCTCCGAGCCCCGCGCGCGTGCGCGGAACGTCTCGTAGGCCACCCTGAGGTTCCCGTCCTCGCCTCTGGTCAGCGCGCCCTGTTCCCGTAGGCGGCGCAGGGCCTGGGCCGTGTCCCTCGGGGACAGGCCGGCGGCCTCGCCGACCTCCTCGGGGCTCCCGGCGCCCAGCGCCACGGCGGCGAAGGCGCGGGCCCGGCTCTCCTCGGCGAACAGCCGGATCAGTTCGTCCGGGGTACGGGGTGCGGGTTCCGTAGGCATGGGGGGAGGCTAGTGCGGACCGGCTCGCCCCGCCGAGCGATTTTCCGGCGCCGCCACGGCTACGCGTAACGGTAGATCTTCGAGACGTCCTCCAGGTCGTCCGGCGTCACGTCCCACGGCGGTAGCTTCTGGTGCCGGGCGACGATCCGCCGGTACTGGTCGCTGTCCCGGCCGGGCGGTCGCGCGGGCAGGTAGCGGTGCTTGCGGTGGCGCTGCTGCCAGCGCTGCCACTGCAGGTCGATGAAGGCGTGGACCAGCCAGAAGACGGGGTCGTTGACGGACGCGCCGCCGACCATGTGGCCGCCGACCCAGCGGTGCACGCGGTTGTGGTTGCGCCATGAGTCCCGGCCGCGGCCCCAGCCCTCCAGCTTGTTGCGGAAGCCGCGCGAGGAGGTGGAGTTCCAGGGGGCGACGTCGTAGACCGGATCGTCCAGTGCCTGCTGGAGGTCGCTCTTCGTGGGCAGGTCGATGGGGCCGCGGGAGCGGCCCAGGTCGCGGGTGAGGAACACGCCGTCCGAGACTCCCGCCCGGATCGTCCAGTTGCCGCCGCGGTAGGCGAACGGACCGGTCATCACCTGCCGGTCGCCGGGCCGGCCGTTGCCGCCCAGCAGGTCGTCGGTCCAGGGCACGCCGGTGGCCCGGCGGTCGCGCGTCCAGTCCCAGTACGGCACGGTCACGGAGGAGTCGACGCGGCGCAGCGCGTTCTCCAGGTCGAGCAGGAAGCGGCGGTGCCAGGGGAGGAAGGACGGCGCCATGTGCGCGGCGCGCAGGCCCCGGTCGCCGTCGCCGACGAAGTGCGCGATGTGCAGCCGTACGAACTCGTCGTACACACCGCGCCGCTTCACCTCCAGGAGCGCCTCGACGAAGCGCCGGCGCTCGGTGCGGGTCAGCCGGCTGACGTCCTTACGCACGTACGCCATGCTGCGCCTCCCTGTGCGGGTGCCCGCCGTGGAGGGGGCCGGGGGCGAGGTCGCGGAGTTGTCCGCGCGGGCCCAGTTCGTCGACGGCCGCGCGGGTCGCCTCCAGCGGGGTCCGGTACCAGCCGTAGTGGTCGACCATGCTCAGCCAGGAGCCGTCGGCGCGGCGCATCAGATGCAGGGGGCGGCCGTCGACGGTCACCCGCCATTCCACGGCGGAGGCGGCGGGGCCGCCGAGGGCGACCGGGGCGCCGCGGATACGGCGGCCCAGATAGGTCTCGTCGAAGGGGGTGCCGGTGCCCTCTTCCGGGGTGGGGTGCGGGCGGGAGGCGGTGATGAGGGGGGCCAGCGTCACGACGGCGGAGGTGAGCAGCCAGCGGGCGGCCTCTCTGCGGGTGCGTGGCACCGGTTCACCGGTCGCGGAGGTGTCCGTCCGCCGCGCCTTCGACGGCTCCTGGCCCGCGCTGAACTCCATGGCTCACCCCTCGTACGGTTCGGCTGTTCGTACGAGTAACAGTCCGGGTCGTCGCGCGGTCACCTCCGGCGCCCGAGGCGGGCCGTGTCGCCCCGGGTGCAGCAATGGTCAGCTTGTCCAGAAATCCCACCAGCGGGTGAGCACGAGCATGCCGACGACCCCGATGTGCAGGACCGGCAGGACCCAGGTGAAGTCGTCCAGGAACGACCGCACGGCCGCGGGCGCGGGCAGCAGGCCGGCGCGGACGACGAAGGACGTGACGTACCAGAAGAGGGTGATGGTGGCGATCCACGCCAGGCAGCACCACAGGCACAGCGCGTTGATCCGGTACAGGGACTCGAACTGCAGCCAGGAGACGAACCCGACCCCGAAGAGGCAGCCCGCCTCGAACGCCAGCCAGTACCAGCGCGGGAAGGCGGCGCCCGCGAGCAGGCTCATGCCGACGCAGACGACGACGCCGTAGGTCACCAGGCCGAGCATCGGGTTGGGGAAGCCGAAGACCTCGGCCTGGTCGCTCTCCATCACGCTGCCGCAGGACAGCACCGGGTTGAGGCTGCAGCCGGGCACGAAGTCCGGGTCCTCGAGCAGCTTGAACTTGTCGAGGGTGATGACCCAGGAGGCGAGCAGCCCGGCCGCTCCGCACATGACGAGCAGCAGGGCGAACGGGCGGCTGCCGCGCGCCCTCGAGTCGGTGGCCATCGCGCGACCCTATCGACGGCCCGGCGCCGGTCCGGCCCGTGGTCACCCGACCGGCCGACCCGGTGCGGGCCGGCCGCCCGATCGAGCGATGCCCGGCGGGGTCAGCGGTGGACGCGCACGTAGTCGACGCCGAAGGTGATGGGGGCCGGGCCGCGGGGCGCCGGGTGGTGCTCCCCCGCGCACAGCGACAGGTTGAGGATCAGATACGCCGACCAGTCGCGGCCGACGCCCGTGTCGTCGGCGTAGACGCGCTCGCCGTTGACGAACCACTCGACGCACCGCTCGCCGTAGGTCGTGCCGACGGTGACCCAGGTGTCCGGGGCGATGGCACCGCCGTCGGTGTGGTAACTCGTCGCGCCGAGCACGTGGTTGGACAGCTCCAGCAGGTGCGGGTTGTCGGGGTGGTACTCGAAGGAGTCCACCTCGTTGGCGCCGTCCTTCCAGGTCCACAGGGCCGGCCAGGCCCCCGTGGCGGAGGGCAGCAGGACGCGGGTCTCGATGTGGTCGCCGGTGCGGACCTGGAAGCCCTCGGCGGAGTACTCGGTGGTGAGCAGGCCGGTGCGCCAGGCGGGCAGGCCGTTCTCCAGGGTGCGGCCGCAGGGCGCGGCGGCGAACGTCGCCACCGAGTCGCAGACGGTGACGCAGTGCGGGTCGAGCCAGTCGAGCTTGTTGTCGTCGGGGTTGTGGTCGCAGTAGCGGTAGGCGCTCGTGCGGTCGCCGACCCATCGACGGCCCCAGTCGATCGGGGCGTCGAACTCCTCCGCCCAGACGAGGGTCCGGGCGGGGTTCCGGGCGGAGTTCCGGGGCGCCGTGAACTTGACACCCTCGGTGATCATGGTGGCGAGCGCGCTGAAATTCAGCTTTCCGATCATACAGGTGGTGTACCAGAACTAGGGGCACCATACGATGAATTGATTCGCGGACCAGATGCCAATCCCTCCGAATGCCTCTGCGTATTGCATTCTTCACCCCGACCGATTTCACGCGTATGGAGCAACGGGCCGCATTTTTGCCGCATGGGGGCTGCTATGTTCTCCAACCGTTGGATCAGAGGTACTTTCATGCGAGGTGAATCATGAAGAAGGCAGTTTTCACCACTGCGGCGTTGGCTATCGGTGCGGGTCTTGTGGGCGGTGCGGCCGTCGCGGCTTCGGCCGTCGGCGGGGGTTCCGGCTCGACGGCCGGGCCGCTCGGGCTGATGTCCCCCACCAAGGTCTCCCCGGCGGTCCTGCCGGCCACCGATGTCGTGACGCGGCTGGCCAAGGAGGGCAAGGTCGCCAACGGCACCGCGTTCGACCAGAAGTCCGGCTCGGTGTCCGGCATCTACCTGGACGGCATGGACCCGAACGCCGCCAAGCGGCCCACCATCCCGGTGAAGAACCCGGCGGGCAGCGGCTCCGTCGAGGTCCACCCGCTGAAGGCGCCCACCTCCGCCGGACTCGGCAGCCTGCTGCCCAAGAAGTGACGGCCCGGCCTACTCACCCGTCGGCAGGCCCGGCGAAAGCCGGCTCCGGAATTCTGCGACTCTGATCCGGTTCCCGGCGGCCGACGTGCGGCGGGCAGGCCCGGACGCCGGATCCGGAGGCAGAATTCCGGCTCCGTGGACGTCGGGCCCGCCGGCCGACCGGCACCCCGTGAACCAACTCTCCGGCCCACCGGCCCTCCCCTTGCCGGTGGGCCGGACGCATGTGCCCCGGCGGCCGTGAACGAAGGACTTTTCGGGCTCCGGCGGCAATAGCGCAGACGACCCCGGAATGAGCCTAAAGCGGACTGCGAGCACCGGCGCGCTCATTGCGCCATCCGAAGGAATCTCTGCGCGTTTGATTGTTCTCGCCGTGACTTATGCATGCATATACGGGTTTCCTTTTCGTAAGCGTGCGCAACCGTGAATTCAGGAAGGAACCGAGTTGCCCAGGAAGTTCGCGGTCATCACGGCCCTCGCCCTCAGCACCGTCGTCGGCAGCGCCGGCATCGCCTCCGCCGGCGGCTCCTACGGCGGCGACGGGTCCAAGAGCAGCTCCAGCACCACCGTCAAGGGCGGGAGCGGCTTCTCCTCGTCGCCGGTCGTCGTGAACGCGCCGCAGCAGGGCGTTCTGATCGCCAACGGCACCCTCGTCGACCTTCGCTGCGCCGTGCCGTGGTCCAACGGCGCCGTCCTCGGCGGTGTCGTCGCGCCCAACTCGCACTACGTCGGCTGCAACACCGGCAAGGTCGAGCAGGGCCGCAAGGCCGTCCGCGGCGGCGGCCTGCTCTTCTGACTCCTGCTCCGACCGCGTCGTAGCAGGCAACACCACAACGCAGCCAGGAAAGGCTCAGCACATGCGCAACAAGGTTACGGCCATTTCCGCGGTCGCCGCGGGCATCGTCCTCGCGACCGCCGGCTCGGCCGCGGCCGACAACGACACCACCACCGTCAAGGGCGGTAGCGGTTTCTCCTCCTCCCCGGTCGTCGTGAACGAGCCGCAGCAGGGCGTCATCGTCCTCAACGGCACCGCCGTCGACGGCCGTTGCATCGCCCCCTGGTCCAACGGTGCCGTCCTCGCCGCCGTCATCGCCCCCAACTCGAAGTACGTCGGCTGCAACACCGGCACCGTCGAGCAGGGCCGCGGCTCGTACCACAAGGGCGGAATCCTTTTCTGACCCCTGCTCCGAGCATTTCGCAGCAGGTAAACCCACACGCAGCCCGGAAAGGCTCAGTACATGCGTAACAAGGTTACGGCCATTTCGGCCATCGCCGCGGGCATCGTTCTCGCGACCGGCGGCTCCGCCGCGGCGGACAACGACTCCACCACCGTCAAGGGCGGTAGCGGTTTCTCCTCCTCCCCGGTCGTCGTGAACGACGCGCAGCAGGGCCTGGCCGTCGTCAACGGCACCCTGATCGACGGTCGTTGCATCGCCCCGTGGTCGAACGGTGCCGTCCTCGGCGCCGTCATCGCCCCCAACTCGAAGTACGTCGGCTGCAACACCGGCAAGGTCGAGCAGGGCCGCGAGTCGGTGCACGTCGGCGGCCTGCTGTTCTGAGCGGTCCGTTCTGAGCACAGCTTCTTCCGAGGCGGTCCCCGGTTCTCCGGTGGGCCGCCCTCGGCATGTCCGGGGGACGTTGTGCCACATGCCGAAGGGCCGGCTCCGTGGGTACGGAGCCGGCCCTTCGCGACGCGCCGGACGACGCGCCGAGGTCACCTGTTGAGCGGGAGCCCGCCGAGCAGCTTGCCGTCGACCGGGTTCGGCAGCGTGCCGCCGAAGACCGGCGTCTTCACGACGCCGGAGTCCTTGACGTTGGACTTCACCTTCTCCGCCGTGCGCTGCACGCCCTTCGTGGCGGAGGGAAGGCTCCGGGTGACCGCCGAGCCGTTGTCGACCAGGCCGCTCCCGGGCATGTTCACGGCGGAGGCGGGAACAGCGGCGCCGGCGATCGCGAGCGATCCGGCGACCACGGCAGCAGCCTTCAGGTTCTTCATCATGTGCCTTTCCAGGTGAATCCGTTCGTGGTTCTCCCGGGCTAACGACACGGGAACTCGGCGGAAACCCCGCAGTCGTCAAGTTCCCGGAACTCATACGAAAAGACCCGTCGGGCCGGCGGGGGCCGGTCCGACGGGCCGTGAGATCGGCGGCTGCTTCGCCTCAGGCACCGGTCCCGGTCTCGGCGGACGGCAGGCCGGGCAGTCGCGCGGCGGGCAGGCCGCGGTCGAGCAGGGTGGCGACGGAGACGTCCACGAGCTTCTTCACCACGTTGTCGGCCGCCGGGTCCACCTGCTCGCCCTTGTCCGCCAGCAGAGCGGCCAGGAGGCCGTCCACGGCCTTGCCGAGCGCGTCGAGGGCGCCCGACGTGAGGCCGGTGGTGTCGGTCGTGTCGGTCGTGTCAGTGGCGTCGGCGGCGTCGGCGGCGTCGGTGAGCGCCTCCTCGCGGTCCGCCGCGGCTTCCCTGCGGGCCTCTTCGGCCTCCGCGCGGGCGGCCGCCACCTCCTGCGCGGCCTCGGCGAGGGCCTCCTCGCGGGCCTGGGCGACGGCCTCCCGGGCCGCGGCGGCGAGCTTCTTCGCCTCCGCCGCGGTGAGCGGGTCGTCGTCCGCGGCGAGGGCGGAGTCCAGCAGCCGGGTCACGGGGGTCAGGACGGTGCCGAGGCCGGCCAGCGCGTCGGTCTGGTCACGCAGCGCCGCCCGCCTGTCGGCGGCCGTACGGGAGGCGGGACGGGTGTCGTCGGGGCCGGCGGCGAGGGCCGGCGCCACCGCACCCAGGAGGAGTGCCGCGCACAGGGCCGAGGTGGCGATGCGACGGGTGGTCGGAGCAGGCAAGGGATTTCCCTCCGGCGAGATTTCGGGGTCGTGCGCCCACCGTCTCCGCCGGGGACCCGGCTGTCGAATTCGGCGGCCCCGAACAGGGCACGGGACCTGCTGATCGGGTGGACACCGGAAACCACTCCGTACTACGGCTCCAAACGGGTGGTCCGCGCGGGAAACAACTCGGGAAACGGGTCTGCTCCACCATCGCCGACCCTATCGGCGATAAATATGGATAAGTGGCTGGCGCTGTTCATCTCATGTGTCCGGAAAGCCGTTTGGACCACGCAGTCCGGTGAACAGCTGCGGAATCGTACAGCGGGACGCGCCACACATCGTCGTGTTACTGGTTCGGACTCTTTTCTGCGGAAGGGCAGCCTCGGTCATGCGCGTGGTGCCGCACATCCTGCATGTCGCCCAGCCCGTCGAGGGCGGGGTCGCGCGGGTCGTGACGGACCTGGTGGCGGCTCAGCTCCGCTCCGGACTACGGGTGACCGTTGCCGCGCCGCCCGGCGGCACCCTCACGGACTCTCTGACCTCGCTCGGGTGTGCCGTACGGCCGTGGGACACGACGCGGGCCCCGGGGGCGCGGCTGCCCGGTGAGGTGCGGCGGCTGGCGCGGCTGGTGCGCGAGGTGCGGCCCGATCTGGTGCACGCGCACAGCGCGAAGGCGGGGCTGGCGGCACGTCTGGCGGTGCGGGGCGCCCTGCCGACCGTGTTCCAGCCGCACGCCTGGTCGTTCGAGGCCGCGGGTCCCGTGGTGAACCGGGCGGCGCTGGGCTGGGAGCGG containing:
- a CDS encoding NAD-dependent epimerase/dehydratase family protein, coding for MSRRVLVTGGSGFVGGHVATALRESSAPVHVRLVLRETGHVGLETETVLADLTDPSTLRGVCDGVDVVLHCASHVGSDERLTTAVNDHGTQALVEEAVRAGVGRIVYVSTAAVYGRGPFTRALPSELPLAPASPTSRARAAAERHVLDAGGIVLRPHLVLGPGDRWVEPGLAALLRALSAGLKDCEARHSYVEVTALARAVVAMGLSDKTWTGAHNVNRTCPARTSELLQRASRLVPHPLPGAPLTVEEARVRLRDQPRLLHHLDMLAVDHWFVDEVVDEDFWTRHVESR
- a CDS encoding D-2-hydroxyacid dehydrogenase family protein codes for the protein MRLRCALLDDFQDVATGVVDWSPLADDVELVPFTTHFPDEDTLAAALADFDIVVTLRERVPFPASLLARLPRLKLLIASGMRNSVIDYAAAEAHGVTVCGTASSSTPPVELTWALLLGLARGIVEESRALRTGGPWQSTVGADLHGRRLGLLGLGKIGSRVAQVGPAFGMRVTAWSQNLTKEYADEVGVHLAASKEELLADSDFVSVHLALSDRTRGLLGAPELALLKPTAYLINTSRAAIVDQDALLAALHEGRIAGAGVDVFDVEPLPADHPMRTAPRLLATPHLGYVSQANYTTYYGQAVENIQAYLAGSPVRRLP
- a CDS encoding DUF2087 domain-containing protein — protein: MPTEPAPRTPDELIRLFAEESRARAFAAVALGAGSPEEVGEAAGLSPRDTAQALRRLREQGALTRGEDGNLRVAYETFRARARGSERRDPDPGGTGRTDMVLRTFVRDGRLVRLPARWARKKLVLQYIAEQTFEPGVEYPERTVDAKLRAWCEDSDRIDHVTLRRYLVDLHHLHRSEGVYRRPAPQGSRRTGEPAR
- a CDS encoding tyrosinase family protein gives rise to the protein MAYVRKDVSRLTRTERRRFVEALLEVKRRGVYDEFVRLHIAHFVGDGDRGLRAAHMAPSFLPWHRRFLLDLENALRRVDSSVTVPYWDWTRDRRATGVPWTDDLLGGNGRPGDRQVMTGPFAYRGGNWTIRAGVSDGVFLTRDLGRSRGPIDLPTKSDLQQALDDPVYDVAPWNSTSSRGFRNKLEGWGRGRDSWRNHNRVHRWVGGHMVGGASVNDPVFWLVHAFIDLQWQRWQQRHRKHRYLPARPPGRDSDQYRRIVARHQKLPPWDVTPDDLEDVSKIYRYA
- a CDS encoding tyrosinase family oxidase copper chaperone encodes the protein MEFSAGQEPSKARRTDTSATGEPVPRTRREAARWLLTSAVVTLAPLITASRPHPTPEEGTGTPFDETYLGRRIRGAPVALGGPAASAVEWRVTVDGRPLHLMRRADGSWLSMVDHYGWYRTPLEATRAAVDELGPRGQLRDLAPGPLHGGHPHREAQHGVRA
- a CDS encoding vitamin K epoxide reductase family protein encodes the protein MATDSRARGSRPFALLLVMCGAAGLLASWVITLDKFKLLEDPDFVPGCSLNPVLSCGSVMESDQAEVFGFPNPMLGLVTYGVVVCVGMSLLAGAAFPRWYWLAFEAGCLFGVGFVSWLQFESLYRINALCLWCCLAWIATITLFWYVTSFVVRAGLLPAPAAVRSFLDDFTWVLPVLHIGVVGMLVLTRWWDFWTS
- a CDS encoding beta-glucanase, with the protein product MIGKLNFSALATMITEGVKFTAPRNSARNPARTLVWAEEFDAPIDWGRRWVGDRTSAYRYCDHNPDDNKLDWLDPHCVTVCDSVATFAAAPCGRTLENGLPAWRTGLLTTEYSAEGFQVRTGDHIETRVLLPSATGAWPALWTWKDGANEVDSFEYHPDNPHLLELSNHVLGATSYHTDGGAIAPDTWVTVGTTYGERCVEWFVNGERVYADDTGVGRDWSAYLILNLSLCAGEHHPAPRGPAPITFGVDYVRVHR